One region of Catenuloplanes indicus genomic DNA includes:
- a CDS encoding BldC family transcriptional regulator has product MASRTHEPEPLLTPAEVASMFRVDPKTVTRWAKAGKLSAIRTLGGHRRYRESEVRALLQGQIPTQRQGD; this is encoded by the coding sequence ATGGCATCGCGTACGCACGAACCAGAGCCGCTACTCACGCCGGCCGAGGTCGCGTCGATGTTCCGTGTCGACCCGAAGACCGTGACCCGGTGGGCGAAGGCGGGCAAGCTCAGCGCAATACGCACGCTGGGCGGCCACCGTCGCTACCGTGAGTCTGAGGTTCGCGCCCTGCTGCAGGGGCAGATCCCCACGCAGCGCCAGGGTGACTGA
- a CDS encoding class I SAM-dependent methyltransferase has product MLRDAYAIRTGIGPRPLAGGRVPRPVIEIIEREDGLINGAPADHYLAEPDEWQPHDHRALAQVRGRVLDIGTGGGRIALALQESGVDVTGLDVSPGAIAVCRRRGVRDTVLATVDEHARDGRRYDTFLLLGNNLGLIEGRHRAPGFLAALAEMAAPGARLIAHGTDPYGTTDPVHVGYHELNRSRGRLGGQLRLRLRYREITTDWFDYLVCSVDELRGLVEGTRWRLTDVDDADRPYYLATLTLDG; this is encoded by the coding sequence ATGCTGCGGGACGCCTACGCGATCCGCACCGGCATCGGGCCCCGCCCGCTGGCCGGCGGCCGGGTGCCGCGCCCGGTCATCGAGATCATCGAACGCGAGGACGGCCTGATCAACGGCGCGCCCGCGGATCACTACCTGGCCGAGCCGGACGAGTGGCAGCCGCACGACCACCGCGCGCTGGCTCAGGTCCGGGGCCGGGTGCTGGACATCGGCACCGGCGGCGGCCGGATCGCGCTGGCACTGCAGGAGTCCGGCGTGGACGTGACCGGGCTGGACGTCTCACCCGGCGCGATCGCGGTGTGCCGCCGGCGGGGAGTGCGCGACACCGTGCTGGCCACGGTCGACGAGCACGCGCGCGACGGCCGCCGCTACGACACGTTCCTGCTGCTCGGCAACAATCTCGGGCTGATCGAGGGGCGCCACCGGGCGCCCGGTTTCCTGGCCGCGCTGGCCGAGATGGCCGCGCCCGGCGCCCGGCTGATCGCGCACGGCACCGACCCGTACGGCACCACGGATCCGGTGCACGTCGGCTATCACGAGCTCAACCGGTCGCGCGGACGGCTCGGCGGGCAGCTGCGGTTGCGGCTGCGCTACCGGGAGATCACCACGGACTGGTTCGACTACCTGGTCTGTTCCGTGGACGAGCTGCGTGGGCTCGTCGAGGGGACACGCTGGCGGCTCACCGATGTGGACGATGCGGACCGGCCCTATTACCTCGCCACGCTGACCCTGGACGGCTGA